A genomic stretch from Halichoerus grypus chromosome 7, mHalGry1.hap1.1, whole genome shotgun sequence includes:
- the TLR5 gene encoding LOW QUALITY PROTEIN: toll-like receptor 5 (The sequence of the model RefSeq protein was modified relative to this genomic sequence to represent the inferred CDS: inserted 8 bases in 6 codons; substituted 1 base at 1 genomic stop codon): protein MADVQRTLVPMMLGRQVEPDHGSSVQTHTCFLLPPSFAPFSILRATGSFLSSGGSTQSRLNAPPARETGHLTTQCSAGDTSQTQDHGRPPGFLFGVTLAAGPVLAIPSCASDRQRALYRSCNLTQVPPVPSTTQTLLLSFNYIRTVTTTSXPFLERLQLLELGTQFTPFTTGREPFRNLPNLRVLDLGKSQVDFLHPDAFQGLPHLLELRLFHCGLPDNILKDGYFRNLESLSHLDPSKNQIHGLNLHPSFWELNSLKSTDFSLNQIPTVCSHELQPLQGKTLXLLNLTASHPYSRVSVDWGACMNPLTNTALETLDVSDNGWTADVXGSQISLVLARHIMGSGFGFPNIRDPDRXSAALRLDLSHGFIFSLNFRLFEALKDLKLLNLAHNKINRIAREAFYGLDSLQVLNLSYNLLGELYNSDFYGLPQVASIDLQNNHIGIIQDQTFRFLKTLCTLDLRDNALKTIPFLPSLDTIFLGSNKLAALLNIRLKAKFIHLSXNRLEDLDDLYFLLHVPDLQVLILNQNRFSSCGRAHGPTGSLSLEKLFLGANVLPLAWETGFCWDVFKGLSRLQILYLNNYLAFLPPGALSDLTALRDLDLNSNRLIQALAPGDLSANLEVLDMPRNQLPSLDPNLLASLRAVDITHNKFICECDLHPLITWLDQTNVTVFGSRADIYYTYPNALAGTPLSSVSMEGCDEEEVLKALKLSLFISCTVTLTLFLVTVLVVTKLRGLCFMCYRAAQRLLPMVHAERCESDTYKYEAYLCFSGRDFEWVQRALLRHLDAQIQPLKXCFEDRDFVPGREHIADIKDTVWGSRKVVCLVSRHFLQDGWCLEAFTYAQSRCVSDLDSALILVIVGSLSQYQLVKHQCIRGFVWKRQYVRWPDVLQDVGWFLRTLSXILKKEKDANTDSSIQLQTVATVS from the exons ATGGCGGACGTGCAGCGCACGCTTGTCCCGATGATGCTGGGGAGGCAGGTAGAGCCAGACCACGGAA GCTCTGTGCAGACTCACACCTGCTTCCTGTTACCCCCTTCCTTCGCACCATTCTCCATCCTCCGAGCCACGGGGTCCTTCCTTTCCTCTGGAGGTTCCACTCAGAGCAGGCTGAATGCGCCCCCGGCACGGGAGACGGGACACCTCACCACCCAGTGCAGCGCTGGGGACACAAGCCAGACGCAG gATCATGGGAGGCCACCGGGCTTTCTGTTTGGGGTGACGCTTGCAGCTGGCCCTGTGCTTGCAATTCCTTCCTGTGCCTCTGACCGTCAGAGGGCCTTGTATCGCTCCTGCAACCTCACCCAGGTGCCTCCGGTCCCCAGCACCACCCAGACCCTCCTGCTGAGCTTCAACTACATCCGGACTGTCACAACCACAT TTCCCTTCCTGGAGCGGCTGCAGCTGCTGGAGCTTGGGACTCAGTTTACCCCCTTCACCACTGGCAGAGAACCTTTCAGAAACTTGCCCAACCTGAGGGTCTTGGACCTGGGCAAGAGTCAGGTAGATTTCCTGCATCCCGATGCTTTTCAGGGGCTGCCCCACCTGCTTGAACTTAGACTCTTCCACTGTGGTCTGCCtgataatatattaaaagatgGTTATTTCAGAAACTTAGAGTCTTTGTCTCACCTGGACCCGTCCAAGAATCAGATTCATGGCCTTAACCTTCATCCTTCATTCTGGGAATTGAATTCCCTGAAGTCCACTGATTTTTCCCTCAACCAGATCCCCACTGTGTGTTCACATGAGCTCCAGCCGCTGCAAGGGAAAACGC CCCTGTTAAACCTCACTGCCAGTCATCCATACAGCAGGGTCTCCGTGGACTGGGGCGCATGCATGAACCCGCTCACAAACACGGCCTTAGAAACCCTGGACGTTTCTGACAACGGCTGGACAGCGGACG ATGGGAGCCAGATCTCCCTGGTTCTGGCCCGCCACATTATGGGGTCCGGGTTTGGCTTCCCGAACATCAGGGACCCCGACCG GAGTGCGGCGCTGCGGCTGGATCTGTCCCATGGCTTCATCTTCTCCCTGAACTTCCGACTCTTTGAGGCCCTCAAGGACTTGAAGCTCCTGAACCTGGCCCACAACAAGATAAACAGGATTGCAAGAGAAGCATTTTATGGCCTCGACAGCCTCCAGGTTCTCAACCTGTCATATAACCTCCTGGGGGAGCTTTATAATTCTGATTTCTATGGACTCCCTCAGGTAGCCTCTATTGATCTTCAAAACAATCACATTGGGATCATTCAGGACCAGACCTTCAGATTCCTGAAAACATTATGTACCTTGGATCTCCGGGACAATGCTCTTAAAACAATTCCTTTTCTGCCAAGCCTAGACACTATCTTCTTGGGTAGCAATAAACTGGCAGCCTTGCTGAACATTAGACTTAAAGCCAAGTTCATCCACTTGTCATAGAACAGGCTAGAAGATCTGGATGATCTCTATTTCCTCCTCCATGTCCCTGACCTCCAGGTCCTCATTCTGAATCAAAACCGCTTTTCCTCTTGCGGCCGAGCTCATGGCCCAACAGGGAGCCTCAGCTTAGAAAAGCTTTTCCTTGGAGCAAACGTGTTGCCGCTTGCCTGGGAAACCGGCTTCTGCTGGGATGTGTTCAAGGGGCTCTCACGGCTCCAGATCCTGTATCTGAACAACTACTTGGCCTTCCTCCCGCCCGGGGCACTTAGTGACCTGACTGCGCTGAGGGACCTCGACCTCAACTCCAACAGGCTGATTCAGGCTCTTGCTCCTGGCGACTTGTCTGCTAACCTGGAGGTGCTAGACATGCCCAGAAACCAGCTCCCGTCCCTGGACCCCAACTTGCTGGCGTCCCTCAGAGCCGTGGACATAACGCACAACAAGTTCATCTGTGAGTGTGACCTCCATCCTCTCATTACTTGGCTCGACCAGACCAACGTCACTGTATTTGGGTCTCGTGCAGATATCTACTACACGTACCCCAACGCGCTCGCAGGGACGCCTCTCTCCTCTGTTTCCATGGAGGGCTGCGATGAAGAGGAGGTCTTGAAGGCCCTAAAGTTGTCCCTTTTCATCTCCTGCACGGTCACTCTGACTCTGTTCCTCGTGACCGTCCTCGTGGTCACCAAGCTCCGGGGGCTTTGTTTCATGTGTTACAGGGCTGCCCAGAGACTGCTGCCCATGGTCCACGCCGAGCGCTGCGAGTCCGACACGTACAAATACGAGGCCTACCTCTGCTTCAGCGGCAGAGACTTTGAGTGGGTGCAGAGGGCTCTGCTCAGACACCTGGATGCTCAGATTCAACCTTTGAA GTGCTTTGAAGACAGAGACTTTGTCCCAGGGCGGGAGCACATCGCCGACATCAAGGACACCGTGTGGGGCAGCAGGAAGGTGGTCTGCCTCGTGAGCAGACACTTCCTCCAAGACGGGTGGTGCCTGGAAGCCTTCACTTACGCCCAGAGCAGGTGCGTGTCTGACCTGGACAGCGCCCTCATCCTGGTGATCGTCGGGTCCCTGTCCCAGTACCAGCTGGTGAAGCATCAGTGCATCAGAGGGTTCGTGTGGAAACGGCAGTACGTGAGGTGGCCCGATGTTCTCCAGGACGTTGGCTGGTTCCTTCGCACACTCA ACAttctgaagaaagagaaggacGCCAACACGGACAGTAGCATCCAGCTGCAAACTGTGGCGACAGTCTCCTAG